The Candidatus Omnitrophota bacterium nucleotide sequence ACCAGGAGAAGAACTATGCCGCCGGAAAGATACCCGGCGGATTTTTTAAGCGTGAAGGCAGGCCATCCGAAAAGGAAGTCCTGACCGCGCGCCTTATAGACAGGCCGATAAGGCCGCTTTTCCCGGCCGGGATCTCGCATGAGATTCAGGTAATGGCTTTGGTCCTGTCGCACGACGGGGAGAACGACCCGGATATACTGGCGCTTAACGGCGCGTCATGCGCGCTTGCTATATCGGACATCCCGTTTAATTATTTGATCGGCGCCGCGAGGGTCGGTATGATCGAGGGAGAATTTATAGTCAATCCTACGTTCGCCGAGCTCGAGAAGAGTTCCCTGGATATCGTTGTTGTGGGGACAAAAGAATCTATCGTCATGATAGAGTCCGGGATGAACGAATTGCCGGAAGACGTAGTTTTGAAAGCCATCGAGTTCGGGCACAAGAGCCTCATCGCTTCGATAGAACTGCAGGAGAAGATGAAGGCCGAATGCGGCAGTCCGAAAGGGACGGATTACACAATAAAGAAGATAGATGAAGGGCTGTACAAGAAGGTCAAGGATCTCTCTCTGGGCAAGATAAAGGAAGTCGAGAATAAGGCCACCAAAGAGGAGAGAGAGGAGATGATGTCCATGATAGCTAAGGACCTTATCTCGCAGCTTGTGGTCGAGGGCTCCGAATTGACCGAGGCGGAGGTAAAGAGCGCCTTGGTAAAAGTCGAGAAAGAGGAAGTCAGGCGCACCATCCTTCAGGAGAAGAAGAGGGTGGACGGCCGCGGCTTTAAGGATATACGCCAGATAACCTGCGAAGTAGGGGTGCTCCCGAGGACGCACGGTTCGGCGCTATTTACCAGGGGACAGACGCAGAGCCTTGCGGTTACGACGCTGGGCACATCAGCCGACGAGCAGACGATAGACGCGCTCGAAGGCGAGTCGTCAAAATCATTCATGCTCCATTACAGCTTCCCGCCGTTCTCCGTCGGTGAGGTAAAACCCGTAAGGGGACCCG carries:
- a CDS encoding polyribonucleotide nucleotidyltransferase, whose translation is MSKRLETKLGRENLIFETGRMAKQANGAVMVQYGGTVVLVTAVISKQPREGADIDFVPLTVEYQEKNYAAGKIPGGFFKREGRPSEKEVLTARLIDRPIRPLFPAGISHEIQVMALVLSHDGENDPDILALNGASCALAISDIPFNYLIGAARVGMIEGEFIVNPTFAELEKSSLDIVVVGTKESIVMIESGMNELPEDVVLKAIEFGHKSLIASIELQEKMKAECGSPKGTDYTIKKIDEGLYKKVKDLSLGKIKEVENKATKEEREEMMSMIAKDLISQLVVEGSELTEAEVKSALVKVEKEEVRRTILQEKKRVDGRGFKDIRQITCEVGVLPRTHGSALFTRGQTQSLAVTTLGTSADEQTIDALEGESSKSFMLHYSFPPFSVGEVKPVRGPGRREIGHGALAERGLRPIMPSKEEFPYTVRVVSEVLESNGSSSMATVCAG